A DNA window from Planctomycetota bacterium contains the following coding sequences:
- a CDS encoding formylglycine-generating enzyme family protein, which produces MWRHGGFIAVLAGALLGVPGLLRAATPSSTAPEPIVVTNSIGMTLALVPPGEFMMGLEEPIGDAAAKFPYEAESRLQNESPRHRVRITKGFYLGQHEVTIGQFMTFLRESGYQLEADRDGRADWGYVGAKFVKGTNYRPWSPGWPMTNDHPAVYVSWNDAVAFCNWLGGKEGIKYRLPTEAEWEYACRADSNTRYSFGDDPEQGVRYGNLASQDCLQISTHLYINNFSAHGDKHRTKIPMPLLHSRDGYAWTAPVGKFRPNAFGIHDMHGNAREWCSDWYSSTYYGTSPVDDPQGPPTGTSKVSRGGGFISPPFEARSAARIATEPDQRSFSRGFRVVQEPTGPKLPLRGEMIVTAAN; this is translated from the coding sequence GCCACACCTTCGTCGACCGCGCCCGAGCCGATCGTCGTCACCAACTCGATCGGCATGACCTTGGCGCTCGTGCCGCCGGGCGAGTTCATGATGGGGCTCGAAGAGCCGATCGGCGACGCCGCGGCCAAGTTTCCCTACGAGGCCGAGAGCCGGCTCCAAAATGAATCGCCGCGGCATCGCGTGCGGATCACCAAGGGGTTCTACCTGGGTCAGCACGAGGTGACGATCGGACAGTTCATGACCTTCTTGCGCGAGTCGGGCTACCAACTCGAAGCCGATCGCGACGGCCGGGCCGATTGGGGTTATGTCGGGGCCAAGTTCGTCAAAGGGACGAACTACCGCCCCTGGTCGCCGGGCTGGCCGATGACGAACGATCATCCGGCGGTCTATGTCTCGTGGAACGACGCCGTAGCGTTCTGCAATTGGCTCGGCGGCAAGGAAGGAATCAAATATCGCTTGCCGACCGAGGCCGAGTGGGAATACGCCTGTCGCGCCGACTCGAACACGCGCTATTCGTTTGGCGACGACCCGGAGCAAGGCGTGCGCTACGGCAACCTGGCCTCGCAAGATTGCCTGCAAATCTCCACCCACCTGTACATCAACAACTTCAGCGCCCACGGCGACAAGCATCGGACCAAGATTCCGATGCCGCTGCTGCACAGTCGCGACGGCTACGCCTGGACCGCGCCGGTCGGCAAGTTCCGCCCCAATGCGTTTGGCATCCATGACATGCACGGCAACGCCCGCGAGTGGTGCAGCGACTGGTACAGCAGCACCTATTACGGCACGTCGCCGGTCGACGACCCGCAAGGGCCGCCGACCGGCACGTCGAAGGTGTCGCGCGGCGGCGGGTTCATTTCGCCGCCGTTCGAGGCCCGTAGCGCCGCCCGCATTGCCACCGAGCCGGACCAGCGGTCCTTCAGCCGAGGTTTCCGCGTGGTGCAGGAGCCCACGGGACCGAAGCTGCCGCTGCGTGGCGAGATGATCGTCACCGCGGCCAATTGA